Proteins from a single region of Styela clava chromosome 1, kaStyClav1.hap1.2, whole genome shotgun sequence:
- the LOC120335132 gene encoding intelectin-1-like, producing MTNHFIVDGSPSNILMGYMLLTSIPEKNITLLQLNEVANNILQTVSNLRSLFNEKSENGGLVTPVIFDEGNTSEILQMIPPNYRNSVEPGYLQFRAYNSTGYPNALCPGIKMLSYYSQQLCIGGVSEDVSQSGTCGDFAGWAGKKTDVIYSDVAIGNAHSQKDISSAILIFYR from the exons ATGACAAATCATTTTATAGTAGATGGAAGTCCTAGTAATATTTTGATGGGCTACATGCTTCTGACAAG TATTCCAGAAAAAAACATTACTCTattgcaacttaatgaagtagCAAACAATATTTTACAGACTGTTTCGAACCTCAGAAGCCTATTCAATG aaaaatcagaaaatggtGGATTAGTAACACCAGTCATCTTTGACGAGGGAAATACGAGTGAAATACTTCAAATGATTCCACCAAATTACAGAAACTCAGTTGAACCAGGATATCTTCAATTTCGAGCCTACAATTCTACAGGATATCCGAACGCATTGTGCCCAGGGATAAA AATGCTTTCTTACTACTCACAACAGCTTTGCATTGGTGGGGTCTCCGAAGATGTTAGTCAATCTGGAACCTGTGGTGACTTTGCAG GTTGGGCGGGAAAAAAGACTGATGTCATCTATTCAGACGTTGCAATTGGGAATGCACACTCTCAAAAAGACATCTCTTCTGCAATACTGATTTTCTATCGTTGA